A section of the Terriglobales bacterium genome encodes:
- a CDS encoding TA system VapC family ribonuclease toxin, which translates to MLVVDTNILVYAADADSQFHMPCRQWLDRQRGRADAWYTTWPILYEFLRITTHPRVMRQPWNAAAAWGFVTVLLSSPGLGVLVPTQRHPTLAEQVITELPHLAGNLLHDAHTAILMREHGIRRICTRDTDFHQFPFVEVVDPVRL; encoded by the coding sequence GTGCTAGTCGTTGACACCAACATTCTGGTGTACGCTGCCGACGCAGACTCGCAGTTTCACATGCCTTGCCGACAGTGGCTCGACCGGCAGCGAGGACGTGCGGATGCCTGGTACACGACCTGGCCCATCTTGTACGAGTTCCTGCGCATCACGACCCACCCACGAGTGATGCGACAGCCCTGGAATGCGGCCGCGGCCTGGGGCTTTGTCACCGTACTGCTGTCCTCGCCCGGCCTGGGTGTCCTTGTTCCGACGCAGAGACACCCCACGTTGGCCGAACAAGTGATCACGGAGCTCCCGCATCTGGCGGGGAATCTTCTCCACGATGCGCACACCGCCATTCTCATGCGGGAGCATGGAATCCGGCGCATCTGCACACGAGACACGGATTTCCACCAGTTTCCCTTCGTGGAAGTCGTAGATCCAGTCCGACTGTAG
- a CDS encoding OsmC family protein, with protein sequence MSETDADRPREVVVEGGGEGPKQEIRIGPHRLVSDEPASAGGADRGPTPYDLLLAALGACTAMTVSLYARRKAWALESVRVRLRHLKIHAADCEECETREGKIDRIERDVEFQGSLDPEQRARLLEIAEKCPVHRTLTSEISIKTREVQQ encoded by the coding sequence ATGAGCGAAACCGACGCGGACCGACCGCGCGAAGTGGTGGTCGAGGGAGGCGGGGAGGGGCCGAAGCAGGAAATCCGGATCGGCCCGCACCGCCTAGTGTCCGACGAACCCGCCTCAGCAGGCGGCGCGGACCGCGGGCCCACTCCCTATGATCTGCTGCTGGCGGCGCTGGGGGCGTGCACCGCCATGACCGTTTCCCTGTACGCCCGCCGCAAAGCCTGGGCGCTGGAGAGCGTCCGCGTGCGGCTGCGGCACTTGAAGATCCATGCCGCGGACTGCGAGGAGTGCGAAACGCGTGAAGGCAAGATCGACCGCATCGAGCGCGACGTGGAGTTTCAGGGTTCCCTCGATCCGGAGCAGCGTGCGCGGTTGCTCGAGATCGCGGAGAAATGCCCCGTCCATCGCACACTAACGTCGGAGATCAGCATCAAGACGCGGGAAGTCCAGCAATAG